From Impatiens glandulifera chromosome 7, dImpGla2.1, whole genome shotgun sequence:
agtttgGCATCATGATCTAGATTATAGATTGATCTTTTGCAAACATATTAGAGTTAGTATATTTTTCAGTATTCATTAGCATCTCAATGTTTTGTGAAACATGAATTTGTTACTTTAAATCAATACCACCAtccttaattttgttattttcataAATGCAGGAATCATGTAAGACCAATTGACACGAGAAGGCATCAGAATGGTGTTGGAAGATCTATGAGAGGTCGAGAAGGAGGACGAGGACGGGGAAGAGGTAATCGTAAGGAGAAGATGTCAGCTGAAGAACTGGATGCTGACTTGGACAATTATTATGAGAAAGCAGCAGCCCAAGAAATACTACTTGAAGAAgactataataatattaataattaaactaactTGATTTCTCAACGAGGTGAGAGTTCAACCATTGGGTCCATTGGTGCTTGACAAGGTATATTGTTGTTTGCAAATAGTTTCAAAAGTTTGGATTATGTTTATGACTGGAAATTTGTGCTTATATTGTTGTTATTGATTATCATTTGGATAATGATTTAGAGAAGACCaatttatatttcattcaatttttatcATACACTTGGTTTTCTTTTTGACAAATGGTgaaccttatttaaaataaaataaactcaaaagTTTCTTTGCAAagcatttgaaaaataaaaataaaaattgatttcacATAATCAATTAAATCAAAGATAAATccattttaaatacaaataacattaattataatttgaaaaataatgtcaattttagGGACAAAGTTAGTTATAAAATGTGCtaaatttattctttaaatattaaaattgtatcTATATGTACAAATTTGAGAGTATGTgtcaaatgaattaaaatattttatatgtggtaaaattattcatttaagttCTTGTCACATCATATTCTTGTGTAGTTTTGCAACTTCACattatttcaaacaaacaaaatattaaccTTTATCCTAACCTACCCTATTACCCCGAATTCTTTTTCACTTTTTTCCAATCAGCTAAAACTAACTTGAGCGACAACAATGCCTTGAACGATCACTCCAACCAATAAGCCAATTTGAACCAagattcataaaattaaattaagatttcACAAGTTTCTGACTTCCCGACCTCTGACATAATCACAAGTTATTTGAGAGAAGCAACAACTTGGTCAAATTCTGCAACTCGAATATCCTTTAGGAATTGAACCTCAATAAATTCTACAAGAGATTCATCATATCAAGATTTCAAGATGTCAACTTTAGAAGATTGTTACGATTCCATCCAACCCGTGATTTGATTAGTATCGAGCTCAGGGATTTGCTAGAGATCTGGTTGACACTCAATTGAAGTTCCTCAAACTTTGTTAAGTTCTGATCAAATTCTTCTAGACGAGCATTGGAATCGTCCCCAAAAATATTAAGTCCATTTTCATATAAGTAATTCTATGTAAAGAGGTGCAGTCATCTGGCCTAAGAGAAGAGTTGTGTAAAGAGTAATAGTCTCCAACTTTCTCGCAGACTGCTAATAGCTAAGAAACTGGAAATACTCAGTTTTAGAAAGTCCAATCAGTACTAAATTAGTACAATTTCCAATCTCTTCAGGAACATAGTTTTGAAGGTTTTTGTTTTCACCGATTACCTATAACTTCAATAAATCCATTCAGCTGATTATCATATAAGAATAAGTTATCTCAAGACTGTTAAACTGAACATTCTAGTCTATTCGAATTAAGGTATAAATCTTCCAGATTCAATAATAAGGTATAGATCTTCCCCGTTCAATAATACAAAGAATTTCACCCTATTGCATTCTGCCGGTTGAATTTGGTAGATAAAAGGTGAAAAGAAGGGAATGGGATTATAGGGTATTGTATAGGTTTTGCCATTTCTAAAACAATCCAGGTTCATAGCCAACAAATTTGATACCACAATTATTCTAAGACAGAACTAAAACCAAATCGAACTGAACTCATAACCCATCAAACACCAAACTGTTAAATCATCGGCCTCCTATTGATTAGAGATTTTGTCACTAAAAATTGCAATTTATCAGTTTCATATGCAGAAAGATGCAATTATGTTTGAACATTTATGATGGTTTAAACTGAAATTATCCATTTCAGAGGTACTCATAACATTAAACTGAAATCTCAATGCACAAAAGAAAGGTCATGAGATTAGGAGGAATAAGTAGaaactttatataaataatgtaaatataaatcGATTTCCACTGAATCAAACTTGATAACATCTACATGAGAAAAGGAAACCCtagaaaagaagagaatgaaGCAAGCAAGCAAGATTAACCGCCGAACCCATAAAGTGTTCTTCCTTGCCTCTTGAGAGCATAGACAACATCCATAGCAGTCACGGTTTTGCGGCGAGCATGCTCGGTATAGGTGACAGCATCACGGATGACGTTTTCAAGGAAGATTTTAAGAACACCGCGAGTTTCCTCATAAATGAGACCGCTAATTCTCTTCACACCTCCCCTGCGAGCAAGTCGCCTGATAGCCGGCTTGGTGATTCCCTGAATGTTATCGCGGAGAACTTTCCGATGACGTTTTGCTCCTCCCTTTCCAAGACCCTTTCCTCCCTTGCCGCGTCCAGACatcttttgaaaataaaacgATTTCGTTTGGAGAAGAAATAGAGGATGGGATTTGTGCTTTGGACTGTACAGTTTATATAGGAGCTGTTTCACTGCGGGAAACAGGGTGATCGTTCGATGGATAGAGTAATCAACgttttaaatttgtaatccGCGTGATTGGGCTTAAACAAATCGCAACCGTTGATTAGTTTATATGGATGGCCAGATGATCGCGATCTATAAGCGTATTGGATCgtggtttttttgttttagttttggTTATTGGTTTGAATTTCCCATCCTCGCGCCTTTTTTCCGCTCAAAATTTGTTTTGGAacttaacattataaatattttaaataataatcaattaattcataaataattacattcaaccaaaattttatttaaacattgtaaatgtgatttttttttattttctttttactatgaaaagagaaactaatttatataaaaggTGAATTCAAAATAAGGTTCAAATACGgcaacaaataaaatgaaaaatagagAACCAAATAGTAAATACAAATAAAACCACCAGTaccaacaataaaaaaaaaaaaataaataataataataagagttttctttatttttattagaatgatatCACAACTTAAACTTTATAAttcccaaaaatatataaaaaaaaatgttaaatgacttttatatttttcttgacctatataaaatttaatttcaaatttaggTAATTTCAGATTTTGACACTTCTTCCATCTCAAATAAAAGATAGGTAAATTTATCCTTAACTTTTATAACTACGTCTTATTATCATGAATGCCTTATAAGCATGTTTTTAGACAAAATGGGCATGACCCATTAAACGTAAGTTGTAATTTAGTTTagacaaaatttaaataaactataatgTAAAGTTGTTTTTGGAGTAAAGATCGGTTATTTTGGACGGGCGTGTGAACCTTAGCATGTTCATATCTTTCTTTCGTGTGTTTCCGAGAGGAATTCGATCTCTTTAATCTCGGGATACCACCTAAATAATTGGGGTCAAAGAGTCAAATTGGTCGGGAAGAAAGAGTCTGAGGTCGGATTAGACGACATAGGGATCTCTCTTCGTTAGCCCTTCTCACGCAACTATAAGACAGACAGAGGGGTGGCCTAGAGCACTTCATAGGCTTATAAACAATGCGTAGTCAAAAACAAACCGCGTATGAACCCtgattctctttctttttcttggTCTTTTTCAATCTCATAACTTCTTCCATTTTCCTTATCGGATGATAGATACGAAGTGAATAAGCTAAAGAAGATGACCGAAAGCGCCAATACATTTTTCTACACGTAACCAAGCACTAGACCCAAAAGAATTTCTTAAACTTTTAtttcctaatttaaaaaaaaaaatagcaaatAAGGTGCCACCTATTTTGAGTCAAACACATCCTTTTTGAGGATTCATTCGAACACACACGCACTATCCTTAAAATTCATCATCCTTACACTTATGAATCGAGAAGAAGGCAAGACATGGAGCCAAAATATGTCTCGAATGAATTTATCGGGATGAGACATTTTTAAATGCGTATAGAAATTGGTGACTCTATTAGAGACTAAGATGCTTAACTCAAAACAAACCATATAGTTTTTATTGACATTACATTAcactaaaaaaatatctaataagAGGGTGTAAAACACAAATTTTGCTTGCTTAGTTGCATATGGGCATAGGGCCATTTGCTTGAAGGTATCATAAGAGTGTG
This genomic window contains:
- the LOC124944683 gene encoding histone H4 produces the protein MSGRGKGGKGLGKGGAKRHRKVLRDNIQGITKPAIRRLARRGGVKRISGLIYEETRGVLKIFLENVIRDAVTYTEHARRKTVTAMDVVYALKRQGRTLYGFGG